One Saccharomyces eubayanus strain FM1318 chromosome XVI, whole genome shotgun sequence DNA segment encodes these proteins:
- the KES1 gene encoding oxysterol-binding protein KES1: protein MSQYASSSSWTSFLKSIASFNGDLSSLSAPPFILSPISLTEFSQYWAEHPELFLEPSFINEDNYKEHCPIDPEVESAEISRMLAVTKWFISTLKSQYCSRNESLGSEKKPLNPFLGELFVGKWENKEHPEFGETVLLSEQVSHHPPVTAFSVFNDKNKVKLQGYNQIKASFTKSLMLTVKQFGHTMLDIHDESYLVTPPPLHIEGILVASPFVELEGKSYIQSSTGLLCVIEFSGRGYFSGKKNSFKARIYKDSKDSKDKEKALYTISGQWSGSSKITKANRKEESRLFYDAARIPAEHLNVKSLEDQHPLESRKAWYDVAGAIKLGDFNLIAKTKSELEETQRELRKVEEAKGISWQRRWFKDFDYSVTPEEGAFVPEKDDTFSKLASALNLSTKNTPSGTLVGDKEDRKEDISSIHWRFQRELWDDEKEIVL, encoded by the coding sequence ATGTCTCAATACGCAAGTTCATCCTCATGgacttctttcttgaagtCAATCGCTTCATTTAACGGAGATCTTTCGTCATTATCGGCACCTCCATTTATTCTATCTCCAATCTCATTGACCGAATTTTCACAATACTGGGCTGAACATCCAGAGTTGTTCTTGGAACCttctttcatcaatgaagaTAATTATAAAGAGCATTGTCCGATCGACCCAGAAGTCGAGTCTGCAGAAATCTCTCGTATGTTGGCAGTTACCAAATGGTTTATTTCTACTCTGAAATCCCAGTACTGTTCTCGTAATGAATCTTTGGGTTCTGAGAAAAAACCTTTGAACCCATTTTTGGGTGAATTGTTTGTTGGTAAATGGGAAAATAAGGAGCATCCTGAATTTGGCGAAACTGTTTTGTTGAGCGAACAAGTCTCTCACCACCCACCCGTCACAGCCTTTTCTGTCTTCAATGACAAGAATAAAGTGAAACTGCAAGGCTACAACCAAATCAAAGCTAGTTTCACTAAATCCTTAATGCTCACCGTTAAGCAATTTGGCCACACTATGTTAGATATTCATGATGAAAGTTACTTGGTCACTCCACCTCCATTACATATTGAAGGTATCCTTGTTGCTTCGCCTTTCGTTGAATTGGAAGGTAAATCATACATCCAATCTTCCACAGGCTTGCTATGTGTCATTGAATTTTCAGGTAGAGGTTATTTCTCTGGTAAGAagaattctttcaaagctAGAATTTACAAGGACTCTAAAGATAgtaaagataaagaaaaggcGTTGTACACGATATCTGGGCAATGGTCTGGCTCTTCGAAGATCACCAAGGCtaacagaaaagaagaatcacGATTATTTTATGATGCTGCTAGAATTCCTGCTGAACATTTGAATGTCAAATCCCTTGAAGACCAGCATCCTCTAGAAAGTAGAAAAGCCTGGTACGATGTGGCTGGTGCTATCAAATTAGGTGATTTCAATCTGATTGCAAAGACAAAAAgtgaattggaagaaacaCAAAGAGAATTAAGAAAAGTGGAAGAGGCTAAAGGTATCAGCTGGCAAAGAAGATGGTTTAAAGATTTCGACTACTCTGTAACACCTGAGGAAGGTGCATTCGTACCTGAAAAGGATGACACTTTCTCTAAGCTTGCTTCTGctttgaatttatcaacaaagaaTACTCCAAGTGGTACTTTAGTTGGCGACAAGGAAGATAGGAAGGAAGATATCTCGTCCATTCATTGGAGATTCCAGAGAGAATTATGggatgatgaaaaagaaattgttttgtaa
- the FRK1 gene encoding protein kinase FRK1 — protein sequence MSYTNKRHTYYEGITSDPSSTFQYTQQTNEQRRKHVTFGPYILGSTLGEGEFGKVKLGWPKNFSNNSTSAFDFPKQVAVKLIKRDTISNDYKKEVKIYREINALKHLSHPNIVKLEEVLQNSRYIGIVLEYACGGEFYKYIQKKRRLKETNACRLFSQLISGVHYIHSKGLVHRDLKLENLLLDKNENLVITDFGFVNEFCSRNELMKTSCGSPCYAAPELVVSTKPYEARKADIWSCGVILYAMLAGYLPWDDDPKNPEGSDIGRLYNYICSTPLKFPDYILPIPRDLLRRILVSDPKRRINLKQIEKHGWLKSHSSFLSITPDEWDKLHNTHSVFRLEKPKARYGSRPQSSCSTSSMGSRSDKRDSLIIDSTLLTFPAPPQESQNHIITRPTSIPSDQRLSPIRRSNRHNRSNSAASIALQAVVNADREYVLSHEQSLPSAQKTRQLTVGNISPSLSPPSVVNSGDVMVESTQLKRNTTSGNNVTLYLEKELLGTAQTNKVHLNNANSSQNDQYNKPKTQNSLKYTKNFHRTSSSSHTKPRPTSYHPGSYTTTSYNSNRLSIEEASDKTKSTASSQTLNQRETSPFDSAPYLAPDTCITSCSSIESSPKLITNGSFSLAKPSVDLQIVSGDLIKYKGDAEGATRTYDEKYKQRRKSLRYSGIFNDISCDTVTEESDDLKVPESAVAQAQEQETLDTTKAGNANQDALISVKTQVNLPLERSLNDQVNINLERSLNETESVKKRFSFFSLYSYNTSKSSLYSSIDSKRKPSPPSQRRPKKDDTHINPRTSSTTTSNVPTSHKLKSDQSLQTIAQDERIPELKKAVRTERASIMVSEVRKANTDNKENQYPEQSTAKRVLGFFKRRSMRV from the coding sequence ATGTCGTACACCAATAAACGCCATACATACTACGAGGGGATTACGAGCGACCCGTCCAGCACATTTCAATATACGCAGCAAACGAATGAACAAAGGCGAAAACATGTAACGTTTGGTCCTTACATCCTAGGATCCACGTTGGGAGAAGgagaatttggaaaagtaAAGCTTGGTTggccaaaaaatttttcaaacaattCTACCTCAGCTTTTGATTTCCCAAAACAAGTAGCCGTTAAGCTTATCAAACGTGATACCATATCAAACGActacaagaaagaagtaaaaatatacagGGAAATTAATGCTCTAAAACATTTATCACACCCTAATATCGTAAAGTTAGAAGAAGTGCTGCAAAATTCCAGGTACATAGGTATCGTTCTAGAATATGCATGTGGAGGGGAATTTTATAAATacatccaaaaaaaaagaagactaaaagaaaccaaTGCATGCAGATTGTTTTCCCAATTGATAAGTGGGGTACATTACATCCATTCGAAGGGTCTTGTTCACAGAGATCTcaaattggaaaacttaCTATtggataaaaatgaaaacttAGTCATAACAGACTTTGGATTTGTCAACGAATTTTGCTCACGTAACGAATTAATGAAAACGTCATGCGGCTCTCCCTGCTATGCAGCACCAGAGCTAGTGGTAAGCACAAAACCGTATGAAGCTAGGAAAGCAGATATATGGTCATGCGGTGTTATACTTTATGCTATGCTAGCCGGGTATTTGCCGTGGGATGATGATCCAAAGAACCCTGAGGGAAGTGATATCGGAAGACTTTATAATTATATCTGTTCTACGCCATTGAAATTTCCTGATTATATTCTTCCTATACCTCGTGACTTATTGAGACGCATCTTGGTTTCGGACCCGAAGAGAAgaataaatttgaaacaGATCGAGAAGCATGGATGGTTGAAATCTcattcttcatttttatccATAACGCCCGATGAATGGGATAAACTACACAATACGCACTCTGTGTTCAGATTAGAGAAGCCGAAAGCAAGATATGGATCCAGACCACAATCAAGCTGTTCCACTTCATCCATGGGTTCAAGGAGTGATAAGAGAGACTCACTAATAATCGATTCTACTTTGCTTACATTCCCAGCCCCACCCCAAGAATCACAGAATCATATAATAACCAGACCCACTTCTATTCCTTCTGACCAACGGCTTTCACCTATTAGAAGATCTAATAGACACAATAGAAGCAACTCCGCCGCTTCCATTGCTTTACAAGCAGTAGTAAATGCGGATAGAGAATACGTTTTAAGCCATGAACAATCACTACCTTCGGCGCAAAAAACAAGGCAGCTAACTGTAGGAAACATATCTCCCAGTCTGTCACCTCCATCAGTTGTCAATTCAGGAGATGTTATGGTGGAATCCACGCAgctcaaaagaaatacaacTTCCGGTAATAATGTCACATTATACTTAGAAAAAGAGCTTCTTGGTACAGCTCAAACAAACAAGGTTCACCTAAATAACGCAAATTCCTCACAAAACGATCAGTATAACAAACCTAAAACCCAAAATAGTCTCAAATATACCAAGAACTTCCACCGCacgtcatcttcatcccATACTAAACCTAGACCAACTTCCTACCATCCTGGCTCATACACGACGACTTCCTACAACTCGAATAGACTTTCTATAGAAGAGGCTAGCGACAAGACCAAAAGCACCGCCTCATCGCAAACACTTAATCAAAGAGAAACGTCTCCATTCGACTCCGCACCTTATCTTGCACCAGATACGTGCATAACTTCATGCTCCTCTATTGAAAGCTCTCCGAAATTAATTACAAATGGATCATTCTCATTAGCAAAACCATCAGTTGATTTACAAATTGTTTCTGGTGATTTAATCAAATACAAAGGAGACGCAGAAGGAGCAACGAGAACATACgatgaaaaatataaacaaagACGCAAAAGCTTAAGATACAGCGGAATATTCAATGATATATCATGCGATACAGTCACTGAGGAATCTGACGATTTAAAGGTACCGGAGTCAGCTGTTGCACAAGctcaagaacaagagaCTTTAGACACGACAAAGGCGGGCAATGCAAATCAAGATGCTTTAATTTCAGTAAAAACACAGGTTAATCTTCCCTTAGAGAGATCGCTAAATGACCAGGTTAATATTAACTTAGAGAGATCACTAAATGAAACAGAATCTGTAAAGAAAcgtttcagttttttttctttatattccTACAATACTTCCAAGTCTAGTTTATATTCATCGATAGATTCTAAGAGAAAACCTTCTCCACCTTCACAGAGGCGTCCAAAAAAAGACGATACTCATATCAACCCGAGAACTTCATCGACGACCACGTCAAATGTACCAACATCTcataaattgaaaagcGATCAATCCCTACAAACAATCGCTCAAGATGAACGTATTCCAGAACTTAAGAAAGCTGTCAGAACTGAGAGGGCCTCCATAATGGTGTCTGAGGTCAGAAAGGCAAATACagataataaagaaaatcaataTCCAGAACAGTCAACTGCAAAAAGAGTACTAggattttttaaaagaagaagcatgAGAGTTTAA
- the RPL33A gene encoding 60S ribosomal protein eL33 — translation MAESHRLYVKGKHLSYQRSKRVNNPNVSLIKIEGVATPQDAQFYLGKRIAYVYRASKEIRGSKIRVMWGKVTRTHGNSGVVRATFRNNLPAKTFGASVRIFLYPSNI, via the exons atggctGAATCCCATAGAT tgtACGTCAAAGGTAAGCATTTATCCTACCAAAGATCCAAGAGAGTCAACAACCCAAATGTCTCTTTGATCAAGATCGAAGGTGTCGCTACTCCACAAGATGCTCAATTCTACTTGGGTAAGCGTATTGCCTACGTTTACAGAGCTTCCAAGGAAATTAGAGGTTCTAAGATTAGAGTTATGTGGGGTAAGGTCACCAGAACCCACGGTAACTCTGGTGTTGTTAGAGCTACCTTCAGAAACAATTTGCCAGCCAAGACTTTCGGTGCTTCTGTCAGAATCTTCTTGTACCCATCTAACATTTAA
- the PPT2 gene encoding holo-[acyl-carrier-protein] synthase, with protein MNIVSEHIGRKIVGVGVDIVHLPRFARLLEKYSPLDPAGRLTFKKIAQKFMHEKERAYLRNLLNEEQHLSPSLYRYMAGIWALKECSLKALCCHISKHDLPPAQVVYSRMLYKTQNSAGVPKLEYDKMFEQEYPKYQQFSKKYGSFFSTHEFLVSLSHDKDYLIAIVNLVER; from the coding sequence ATGAATATCGTATCGGAACACATCGGGCGTAAGATAGTTGGAGTGGGGGTTGATATTGTGCATTTGCCAAGATTCGCTCGCCTGCTAGAAAAATATTCTCCATTGGACCCAGCTGGCCGTTtgactttcaaaaagatcGCACAAAAGTTCATGCATGAGAAGGAGAGGGCTTACCTTAGAAATCTTCTCAATGAAGAACAACATCTGAGTCCAAGCTTGTACAGGTATATGGCGGGTATTTGGGCTTTGAAGGAGTGTTCATTGAAGGCTTTGTGCTGTCATATTTCGAAGCACGATCTGCCTCCTGCTCAAGTAGTATATTCCAGAATGTTATATAAAACGCAGAACAGTGCGGGCGTCCCGAAATTAGAGTATGACAAAATGTTTGAGCAAGAGTATCCAAAATATCAACAGTTCTCCAAAAAATATGgctcctttttttctacaCATGAATTTCTTGTATCATTGTCCCATGATAAAGACTACTTAATAGCAATAGTAAATTTGGTGgaaagataa
- the PXA1 gene encoding ATP-binding cassette long-chain fatty acid transporter PXA1: MSTTMATPAKLKNLLLNLHTRCIGLHINDVTLKVYFRLLIRHLLQISRSNAAHPKQRRRAQILLISLFVSAVTLLSGITYGTTKIILKCYKFYKYPWKRKNRRPVIRRTRSQMQLDSGARIMYIPEVELLDRQNSKDNKHETTIDKKKRKRIFIPPKDNDIYEHDKFLFKNVELERTKNSQLFYSKFLNQMNVLSKILIPTVFDKNSFLLVAQIFFLVMRTCLSLFVAKLDGQIVKNIIAGRGRSFLWDLGCWFLIAVPASYTNSAIKLLQRKLSLNFRVNLTRYIHDMYLDKRLTFYKLIFDSKASNSVIKNIDNSITNDVAKFCDATCSVFANIAKPVIDLIFFSVYLRDNLGTVGVAGIFVNYFITGFILRRYTPPLGKLASERSASDGDYYNYHLNMINNSEEIAFYQGTAVERTKVKELYDILMERMLLVDKCKFGYNMLEDYVLKYTWSGLGYVFASIPIVLSTLATGINAEEKNMKEFIVNKRLMLSLADAGSRLMHSIKDISQLTGYTNRIFTLLSALHRVHSLNFNYGAVPSISALHTEDNARNPNMLTNADNSQDVIRGTVQRNFNGIRLENIDVIIPSVRANEGIKLINKLTFQIPLQINSMTSKSNSIQDLSKANDIKLPFLQGSGSSLLILGPNGCGKSSIQRIIADVWPVYNKNGLLSIPSENNIFCIPQKPYFSRGGTLRDQIIYPMSSDEFFDRGFKDKELVQILAEVRLDYLLKRGVGLTYLDAVADWKDLLSGGEKQRVNFARIMFHKPLYVVLDEATNAISVDMEDYLFNLLKRYRFNFISISQRPTLIKYHEMLLEIGENRDGNWQLQAIGTDEAILSIDNEIEELEKKLEKVRGWEDEREKLQKKLEII; this comes from the coding sequence ATGTCGACTACAATGGCAACACCGGCGAAACTAAAGAACTTGCTTCTCAACCTACACACTCGTTGTATTGGGCTACATATTAATGATGTCACACTAAAAGTATACTTTAGACTACTGATACGACACCTTCTACAGATATCCAGGTCAAATGCTGCTCATCCCAAGCAAAGGAGAAGGGCCCAGATATTACTAATATCACTTTTTGTGTCAGCAGTCACGCTTTTATCCGGCATAACATACGGTACCACCAAAATTATTTTAAAGTGCTACAAATTCTACAAATACCcatggaaaaggaagaacaGGAGGCCTGTAATTAGAAGAACAAGGTCCCAAATGCAGTTGGATAGTGGTGCGAGGATAATGTACATCCCTGAAGTGGAGTTATTAGATCGTCAGAACTCGAAAGATAATAAACATGAAACTACTATagataagaagaagaggaaaagaatcTTTATCCCACCAAAGGATAACGATATATACGAACATgacaaatttctttttaaaaacGTGGAACTGGAGAGAACGAAAAACTCACAATTATTCTACTCgaagtttttgaatcagATGAATGTTTTATCTAAAATCTTAATTCCAACagtttttgataaaaattcGTTCCTCTTAGTAGCtcagattttttttttggtaatGAGAACTTGTCTATCTTTGTTTGTCGCCAAATTGGATGGGCAGATAgtcaaaaatattattgcTGGGAGAGGGAGGAGCTTTTTATGGGACTTGGGGTGCTGGTTTTTAATTGCTGTTCCAGCTTCTTATACCAATAGCGCCATCAAGTTactccaaagaaaattaagTTTAAACTTTAGAGTAAACCTGACCCGTTATATCCATGATATGTACCTGGACAAAAGACTTACATTTTACAAATTAATATTTGACTCGAAAGCATCCAATTCGGTgattaaaaatattgacAACTCAATAACTAACGATGTTGCAAAATTTTGCGATGCCACATGCTCAGTTTTTGCAAATATTGCAAAACCTGTAATTGAtttaatattcttttctgtttattTACGTGATAATTTGGGTACTGTTGGTGTGGCAGGCATATTTGTTAACTATTTCATTACCGGGTTCATTTTAAGAAGGTATACGCCACCATTGGGAAAGCTGGCGAGTGAAAGATCGGCGTCTGATGGTGATTACTACAACTATCATCTAAATATGATCAACAATAGCGAAGAAATTGCGTTTTATCAAGGAACAGCTGtagaaagaacaaaagtTAAAGAGCTATATGATATACTAATGGAAAGAATGCTATTGGTCGACAAATGCAAATTTGGTTATAACATGCTTGAAGACTATGTTTTGAAATACACATGGTCAGGTTTAGGTTATGTTTTTGCCTCTATTCCAATTGTTCTCTCTACCTTAGCAACTGGCATTAATGCGgaggaaaaaaacatgaAAGAATTCATAGTCAATAAAAGATTGATGTTATCACTTGCGGATGCGGGTTCAAGATTGATGCATTCAATAAAGGATATTTCACAGCTGACCGGGTATACAAATAGGATTTTTACTCTACTTTCTGCTCTTCATAGGGTCCATTCTCTAAACTTTAATTATGGCGCCGTTCCTTCAATATCAGCGCTGCACACAGAAGACAATGCAAGAAATCCAAATATGTTAACCAATGCTGACAATTCACAAGACGTTATTCGTGGCACCGTCCAACGCAACTTTAACGGCATCAGATTAGAAAACATAGATGTAATAATTCCATCCGTAAGGGCAAACGAGGGTATTAAGTTGATCAACAAACTAACTTTCCAAATTCCTTTACAGATCAATTCCATGACTTCAAAGTCCAATTCCATACAAGATTTATCAAAGGCAAATGATATAAAACTACCATTTTTACAGGGATCTGGTTCAAGTCTACTTATATTGGGGCCAAATGGATGTGGGAAAAGTTCTATTCAACGTATTATAGCGGATGTTTGGCCAGTATATAACAAGAATGGTCTACTATCCATCCCTTCAGAAAATAACATATTCTGCATTCCTCAAAAACCATATTTTAGTAGGGGCGGCACCTTGAGGGACCAAATTATCTATCCAATGTCTTCGGACGAATTCTTCGATAGAGGGTTCAAAGATAAAGAGTTAGTTCAGATTTTGGCAGAGGTGAGACTAGActatcttttgaaaagaggcGTTGGATTAACGTATTTGGACGCTGTTGCCGATTGGAAGGATTTATTAAGCGGTGGTGAAAAGCAAAGAGTAAACTTTGCTAGAATTATGTTCCACAAGCCATTATACGTAGTATTAGATGAGGCTACAAATGCAATTAGTGTTGACATGGAAGACTATTTGTTTAACCTTCTGAAGAGATACAGGTTTAATTTTATTTCCATCTCACAGAGGCCGACGTTGATCAAATATCACGAAATGTTGTTAGAGATTGGTGAAAATCGTGATGGCAATTGGCAATTGCAAGCCATAGGCACAGACGAAGCAATTCTATCAATTGACAATGAAATAGAAGAActagagaaaaaattagagAAAGTAAGAGGTTGGGAAGATGAAAGGGAAAAACTGCAGAAAAAGCTTGAAATCATTTga
- the POC4 gene encoding Poc4p: MGDSNKPIHFEFPKIFVMLVRTVAQTIESESGFLQPALDIIATIPTDTQSRKIPISLVVGCKQEDSLKSASSLACYYYAIPLAKSRHPNLKSGKDSVVGIPLLDTNDDRVRDMTRRLATIISEKFNRPCYVTWSSSPNEDSSVLVTSHLYILKKCLNLLKAELG, from the coding sequence ATGGGGGACAGCAACAAGCCTATCCACTTTGAGTTTCCCAAAATCTTCGTGATGTTGGTAAGAACCGTTGCTCAAACAATTGAATCGGAATCTGGTTTCCTACAGCCGGCTTTGGACATCATTGCTACCATACCGACAGATACCCAATCTAGAAAAATTCCCATTAGTTTGGTTGTGGGCTGCAAACAAGAAGACTCTTTGAAATCAGCTTCGTCCTTGGCCTGTTATTACTACGCCATCCCCTTAGCTAAAAGCAGACATCCAAATCTCAAATCAGGTAAGGATAGTGTTGTGGGGATACCGCTATTGGATACTAATGATGACAGAGTTCGTGATATGACCCGGCGGTTGGCGACAATAATATCCGAGAAGTTCAATAGACCATGTTATGTAACGTGGTCATCATCACCTAACGAAGATTCATCTGTGCTGGTCACCAGCcatctatatattttaaagaagtGTCTCAATCTCCTAAAAGCAGAGCTCGGGTAA
- the NOP53 gene encoding Nop53p, with product MAPTNVTKKPSQYKQSSRKGKKAWRKNIDISEVEQYMEKKIDHEVTHGTSDMTSLQNDALFQVDVEGDDILKKKLIKRNQIKKSLKSREILDAVKTNSKISALKHHKSGSGEKSKKIQGVSKHELKKLMALAGRVHGESKIKNRAAKDGLIKSTAGDLWGSESSPKKQKIKLPSGIELDVNEKGQIPEDLLKKSTTGWSIASVRPETLNVEPLAVKDFVELPHAGKSYNPNDKSWSELINKEYKDEKVREDDRVALELYRERISHLMETLEDNEEEESSSDEGEKEEENEDEQSGSSDDIEVRLSINEPVKNKKKTKYQRNKASKHEEKVKLQQELKKLRERVKDLETVIDSEETRKTSVVEPKNANKVKKSKKNKKHKLGTKYSVIDERLEVKFSDELSDSLRKVRPEGNLLYDTVRKLQSSGKIESRVPVKRGRRYKQKITEKWTHKDFK from the coding sequence ATGGCCCCTACTAACGTGACCAAGAAGCCTTCTCAATACAAACAATCTTCTAGAAAGGGTAAGAAAGCatggagaaaaaatattgacaTTTCTGAAGTAGAACAATatatggaaaaaaaaattgaccaTGAAGTTACACATGGTACAAGTGATATGACTTCGTTACAGAATGATGCCCTTTTCCAAGTCGATGTTGAAGGTGACGacatattgaaaaagaaattgattaagagaaatcaaatcaaaaaaagtttgaaaagtAGAGAGATTCTTGATGCCGTCAAAActaattcaaaaatttcagcaCTTAAACATCATAAGAGTGGTAGTGGggaaaaatccaagaaaattcAAGGTGTTTCTAAGcatgaattgaaaaaattaatggCTTTGGCTGGCAGAGTTCACGGTGAATCAAAGATCAAGAACAGAGCTGCCAAAGATGGTTTAATCAAATCAACGGCTGGCGACTTGTGGGGTAGCGAATCTAGTcccaagaaacaaaaaatcaaactgCCTTCCGGTATTGAACTTGATGTGAATGAAAAGGGCCAAATACCTGAGGATTTactcaaaaaatcaacaacAGGTTGGTCTATTGCTTCAGTTAGACCAGAAACTTTGAACGTGGAACCACTTGCAGTGAAGGACTTTGTGGAGCTTCCACATGCTGGTAAATCTTATAATCCTAACGACAAATCTTGGTCTGAATTGATAAATAAGGAGtataaagatgaaaaagtAAGAGAAGATGACAGAGTCGCCTTAGAATTGTATAGAGAAAGGATTAGTCATTTAATGGAGACATTAGAGGACaatgaagaggaggaaTCTTCCTCTGACGAAggggaaaaagaagaagagaacgAAGACGAGCAAAGCGGTAGTTCTGATGATATTGAAGTAAGACTATCAATAAATGAACCTGttaagaataagaaaaagacgaagtatcaaagaaataaagcAAGCAAACATGAAGAGAAGGTTAAATTGCAACAAGaactaaagaaattgagaGAGCGGGTTAAAGATTTAGAAACTGTTATTGATTCTGAGGAGACCAGGAAAACTTCTGTCGTAGAGCCTAAAAATGCCAACAAGGTtaagaagagcaagaaaaataaaaaacataaatTAGGCACCAAGTATTCTGTTATTGATGAGAGATTGGAAGTCAAATTCTCTGATGAACTATCTGATTCATTGAGAAAAGTGAGACCTGAAGGAAACTTGCTATACGATACCGTTAGAAAATTACAAAGTTCCGGTAAGATTGAATCAAGAGTACCGGTTAAGAGAGGCAGAAGATACAAGCAAAAAATCACTGAAAAGTGGACACACAAGGACTTTAAATag
- the ATG5 gene encoding Atg5p, whose protein sequence is MNEIRQLIWNGELNVLVSIDPSFLMKGSPKEMAVLRIRVPRETYLINYMPLIWDRIQDFLSFDPLNEKEKYFWFEHNGRPIRWNYPVGVLFDGLVASNATFATPSEIHLENAITFFRVHLVMGESLPSTVIPILSSSNQAEKFWFHQWKQVCFILNGSSKGIMSLSVNESRKFWRSVITRNFHDFTEISNKISPSRPRHVPIIIQNHKDLGTGGISQPTIRMAGVNPTLRDIEEEVFSAKEIIDAESYVIVAQGIEIPWDTALLDLYLKFRSFDGFLYITLVPKISVTKIFP, encoded by the coding sequence ATGAATGAGATTAGACAATTGATTTGGAACGGTGAGCTCAATGTGCTGGTTTCTATTGATCCCTCATTTCTAATGAAAGGAAGCCCGAAAGAAATGGCAGTACTAAGAATAAGAGTGCCGAGAGAAACGTACTTGATCAATTATATGCCGCTAATTTGGGATAGGATCCAAGATTTTCTATCCTTTGATCCGTTGAAcgagaaagaaaagtattTCTGGTTTGAACATAATGGGAGGCCCATACGATGGAATTATCCTGTTGGCGTTTTATTTGACGGATTGGTTGCAAGCAACGCTACTTTTGCCACCCCTTCTGAAATTCACCTAGAAAATGCAATCACCTTTTTTAGAGTTCATTTGGTCATGGGGGAATCGTTACCGTCAACCGTAATCCCCATCTTAAGTAGCAGTAACCAAGCCGAAAAATTCTGGTTTCATCAGTGGAAACAAGTCTGTTTTATACTAAATGGCTCCTCGAAGGGTATCATGTCTTTGTCGGTAAACGAATCTCGGAAGTTTTGGAGAAGTGTCATTACAAGGAATTTTCATGACTTCACAGAAATTTCTAATAAGATAAGCCCATCAAGACCGCGGCATGTTCCGattattattcaaaacCACAAAGATTTGGGAACCGGGGGGATCTCACAACCAACTATCCGCATGGCTGGAGTCAATCCCACACTGAGGGatatcgaagaagaagtctTTAGCGCTAAGGAAATAATAGATGCTGAAAGTTATGTGATCGTAGCCCAAGGAATTGAAATTCCTTGGGACACTGCACTGCTTGATTTGTACCTCAAATTTAGAAGTTTTGATGggtttttatatataactCTTGTTCCTAAAATTTCAGTGACAAAAATCTTTCCCTGA